A window of Candidatus Chlorobium masyuteum genomic DNA:
AAAGGTGTAAATCGGTAACAATGACAGCACCGTGGAACCGTTTATCCGGAAACACAACCCGACCCTTGGAATTGATGACAAGATGGGGATAACCCGACTGCTCAAGCAGGAGCAAAAGCTTTGCGAAATCTTTTTTCCCGGCAGGCCTGATTATGATGTCAGCCAGAACGTCTACTTTTTTGACATCATGCTCTTTCAGCTCCTCCTGCAAAAAGAACTCCCCTTTTATCGCCGATCTCAATTCGTCCAGACGAAGCATGATATCTCCTGTCATCTGTTATGAAGAGCCCTCACGTTATTGACATAACACCTTACAGAGTGATAATCTGTGATCAGGATATGGTTGTCCGTGCAAGAGAGGCCTTGCGCTCAAAAATCACTTTCAACCCGTCTGTCAACTCCTGATATATCCGGCTTTTGCTGTCTTTGACCCGACTATAAAGCTTCAGAATATCAAGCGTGAGAATAATACGGGTGGAACTGCAGTTCAATTCACCAAAAAGATGTTTTCCGACTACCTCAAAGCCGAGCACTCTGGTATGAAAATTAAGGGGTGAATGCACTTCGCCCTCGAAAACATCTGTAATGAAATGGGTGTAATCACGTTCCAGTACCTCGGCAACAGCAGCTTTCATCAGACGAAGTGCCACCCTGGGATTTCTGCGAAACTCCTCAAGAATCATAAATCTGCCAATCTCGACATATCGCCCTGCCTTTTTCAGCACTTCGATGTTTATACCCGGCATAAATTTCACATCGTACTCTTCCGGGAGATCAAAAGAGGGGTCATAAAGCAAACGAATAACACCTGCAGGCCGGCCATTGATTCTGGCCAGAAACCATGAAAACTCCCTGTTCCCGGAAAGTTCATCCGGAATCTGGTTCTGAGCAGTGCTGATCCAGTTTTTTTCATCACAAAAGACCTGCTTGACTACGTCGAGCGCACAGGCTCGATCATGGGCACGTTCAATCCTGCTTACGATTACACTGGACATAGGCTCTCCTTTGGATTAAGGGTTGCTTCATGCTGAGAGAACTGCTTTGAGGGAGAGGGTGAGCTGTATCGCTTGCCGGATAGTTCAGACAACGCGAGCATAATCTCATGGGTAACATCAGCAGCAATACGGTGCA
This region includes:
- a CDS encoding GNAT family N-acetyltransferase — encoded protein: MSSVIVSRIERAHDRACALDVVKQVFCDEKNWISTAQNQIPDELSGNREFSWFLARINGRPAGVIRLLYDPSFDLPEEYDVKFMPGINIEVLKKAGRYVEIGRFMILEEFRRNPRVALRLMKAAVAEVLERDYTHFITDVFEGEVHSPLNFHTRVLGFEVVGKHLFGELNCSSTRIILTLDILKLYSRVKDSKSRIYQELTDGLKVIFERKASLARTTIS